The DNA segment TTGATGCTGCGGCGACAGGGGCTTCTAACGGCGTGAAGTTGGCGATTGAAGTTGGTGGTATGTTGTTAGCATTTGTTGGCTTAGTTGCGTTGTTAAATGGATTGTTAGGCGGAGCGGGCAGTTGGGTTGGGTTTGATAACCTTAGCTTGCAATTGATCTTGGGTTATCTGTTTTCTCCTATCGCGTGGTTGATGGGGGTACCTTGGAATGAAGCGACGTTAGCGGGGTCATTCATTGGTCAAAAAATAGTGATTAATGAATTCTTTGCCTACATTAACTTAGCACCTTATCTGAGTGGTGACGCCATCGTCGGGGCAACGGGTATGCCGATGACGGAACGCACCCAAGTGATCATCTCCTTTGCATTATGTGGTTTTGCTAACATAGGAACGGTAGCAATAGCCATTGGTGGTATTGGTGGAATGATCGCCGAGCGTCGTTCAGAAATTGCCTCTTTAGGTTTTAAGGCGCTTGCTGCGGGTATTTTGTCGAACCTAATGGGTGCGACGATAGCCGGAATATTTTTTGGCCTAGGTTAACCAAATAAATAGCTAGAATGAAATTGTCTGCTTAACGTTAAATGAAATTAGAGGTCAAATTATGGATACGAAACTTCCAAAAGTCGTGCTTCATGAACATATTGAAGGCACTGTGACACCAGAAATGGCGCTTTTTTTAGCGGAGAAATACAGTGTCACTTTGCCTGCGGACTTTATTTACCAAGAGGGTAAATATAGCCGTAGTGAATTTCCAAATGGTCGTTACAATTATAATGAATCTGATTTTGGTGCCTTTGTTACCACCTATGATACTGTCGCGGATTTAGTGCGGGCGCCAGAAGATTACTATTTGATTGTTAAGGATTACCTGTCTCGTAATGCTGAAAAAGGCTTGGTTTACTGCGAGATTATTACATCAGCATTCCATCTGTGTTATACCGAAAAAGCGGATGGTTCAGGTGAGCTCGATAGCAATAAATATCATCAAATCATGGATGCCGTAGAACGTGCGATTGCCGAGGTAAAAACGTCATATGGTACTGAAACTCGCCTACAAGCGTGTGGCGTTCGCCATTTGAGCCTAGAGCACCTTAATTTGAGTACGGATTTTATCCAACAGCAACCAAGATCGGTTATCACTGGTTTTAATATTGCGGGCAATGAATTAGCGGGAACGTTTTCCGATTTTACCTATGTACATGAGTTGGTCGATCAAATCCCATTAGATAAATCCTATCATGCTGGCGAAATATGCGGGCCAGACAGTATCCGTCAAGCACTAAAATATGGTGCAAAACGTATCGGTCATGGCATCGCGGCGATCAAAGATGAGGCACTAATTGAAACGCTTATTCGTGACAATATTACCTTGGAGATTGCCCCTACGAGTAATCGAATTTTGGTCTCTGAACTGAATCAGTCACTTGAGCATCATCCGCTGCGTAAGTTGTATGAAAAAGGCGTACGTCTTTCTATTAATACCGATGATGCCGGGTTATTTGGAACCGACATTGGTAAGGAATATCATATTGCAGAAACACAATTTGGTTTCACAAAAGTCGAGTTGTTAGATGTCACCCTATGTGCACTTGAGGCGGCGTTTGTAGAGGATGATGTAAGGGATACGCTGATTGAGCAGACTTATCGAAAAATGAAGGAACAAGATTGGCTGGATCTTACGGCGCTGTGTACAGCGTTACCACAAGGTGCATTACAGAAACGTTTGGCTAATCGTCTTCAGTTCCGCCCCTAAGGATAGGAGTTTATTGTGTTAAATGAAGTTTTGTTGGCCGTAACATCAGGCTTGATCGTTGGTATTTTTTTTACAGCAGTAAAGTTACCCATTCCCGCTCCGCCGGTGTTGTCTGGCGTCATGGGGATTGTGGGCGTATATGTAGGCTCTATCATTTATACCAAATATATAAGTGTGCTTTTTTCCTGAGCAAGGGCTAGCTAGGTTAGGCATTATGACGATTTAATCGTAGATTGAATCAAATGCTATAGAAAAGGAATACTGACCTAGGTGAGTATTCCTTTTTGAGTATATGATGTCTGCGGCTCAGACCTTGTTGATGATAGGCAACTTGTTCATAATGTTTTCACACCAATCTGGACAATTAACTGATCAGCACTAGGGTTGTCATGGCGCCGACATCAATGGGCAGGAAGTCGCATTGCTAATGCGTACAAGAGTTCTTGAGCAGCCGGTGGAATGACATTCATGTTGATCACAAACTTACTTAGCTTGGTATAATGTAATAATTAGGAATGCAGAGGGGAATATAATCAGTGGAAGATGATCTCAAAATGGTGTTTCCCGAACCATACAAAGGAATTCAGGTTAATTATTGTGTTTCAACGGGGTGCGAGAATTTTGGTCTAAGCGACCCCAGTTTGTATCAAACGGTGTATAACACCAAAGCCTTGAATATTTATCACTGTCCTAAATGTGGGGCTTATCCTCAGGTTATTAATAATCGTTCCGTATACCAAACGATTGAACACCAAAAACGATACCATGCGTTATCTCTTACGTCCTGCCCAAACCATGAGTGCGCCTCTAAACCGTTTGCGGTACATGCCTTTCCAGAACGCTATCGCGCATTTGGCAAAACTAATTCATTGAAGCAGCGCTATCAATGTCGACGTTGTAATACCGTTTTTACCGACCAACTTTCGTGCATGAATCCACATAGCGAGGCGCAAAACGCGATATTTTACGGCATGATGTACTCGTTCGGTGTACGTAATATTTGCCAAAAATTAGAGATCACCGCCAAAGCATTTTATAAGTTGCAGCATGGCATGGTCGATAGGCTTAAATATATTGCCCATGTTAAAGAAGAATCGTTTTATAAAAAAGTTGAAAAATGCAATGTATCAACAAGCTATGAGTTTTTGGGCGAACAACAAGCGGCCATGATCATTGCAACGACGCATACAGAAAGTGGTTATGTTTTGGCATTTGATACGAATTTTACTACGGACATGGAACCGGAGTGCTTGCTTGCCGTTGAACCTAGTCTATCGACTCGCTCACCTGTTGAAGCCCCTGATAAGGGGGATTTGATAATGAGCATTACGGCGCAATATGAAGCCATCATGTCGAGAAAGAACTACTTAGATCCAACCAGCAATGACCGACCAGTAATGCACTCCTATAAAGGCCATTTAGCCTTGCCGTATTTAGCCTGTTTTGCACACGCATTGGTACTAAGAAAAAAGCTGCAACACAAATCCCATCGTTACTACTTTGTTGAACAAGATACGATGTTGAGAAATGCCTTTATGAATGCATCTTTGCAAGATTTATTGCGTTCAGAAGACCACCTATTTTATTTTCGAGAAAGCGCTCCTAAAATGACGTGGTTCAATGAGAACAAACTTAATATTCGTCATATAGGCTGGTGGCAAGATAAATGGGGTTTTTTATCCGAAGGGGATAAAACCAAAGGGGCTTGCCATATTAAGGGGCAAGGCTTGTCCGTAGAACAATGGGAAAAGTTATTACAAGAGACGAGTTTAGATAGGGTTCAGCACTATCTTGATGCCGCTAAGACTTTCTTCCAAGGTTTAGGGCCAACACTTAACGAACAATCGATTAACGATTGGCTGCATGTCTTTACGGGTTACTATAATTTTTGCTGGCCGCACCGCGATGGTAAAACGCCTGCGCAGTTGCTTGGCTTCTTTGATCGACCTATGACCTTAGGTGAGTTATTAAACGGGTACAAATTAAATTAGGGCCCAGACTGTATCTAGACCCTTTTAAACAAGGTGTTTACTTAAACTCACCTAACATGTAACGGTAGAAGGAAGGGTTAACCCATACTTTTGTCGCAACAACATCGTAGTTTTCAGCCATTGCACGCACTTGTTTTTCTTGGTCTTTTGCTTTCTCTGGCAGAGACATTAGGTCGGCTTGATAATGATCTATTATCACGCGGTTTTCAGTTAATACTTTGTAGTCGGCCATTTCGGTATATGAACGATAGAACGGCTGCCACCATGATTCAAAAAGTAGACCTTTCTCATCAGCACTGTCTTTTTTTGCATACTGATTGATCAAATCCATAAAGCTTTCTTTACGTTCTTGTGTTTGAAATTCAAAGTCCAAATTATACTCTTTAACCACAGAAACCATTTTGCCACTTTCAAGCGTTGTTACGGGGTAAGTTGGCTCGCCCCACTCTGGAAGATATAAAAATGCAGACGATTTTGGTGTGAGCTGGACTTTTGGATCAAAACCTTCACTCTTCATTAAATACAGTAATTGGATTGCGTGCTGGATATTATTGTGACCGTATCGGATCATCATACTTTGATTAAAGTTTGATTCGTCTAGCGTGTCGACAACGTTATAGCCGGTAGTAAGGCCATTATCGATGAAGCTGTTCAGCAAGCTGAGTGTTTTTTTGTCATCAATAACCGTGGAATTATTCCAAGTTTTGCTTACGCGCTCGACGATATTTTTGTCGGAAACATTACCAATATAGCGTTCAGATTGGTCGATTTGATCCTCAACAAAATGATTAAGTTTGTCAGAAAGTGTTTTTGTTTGACCCAAATCGCTTGGCTTGATTACGTTCATGTCAATGAGTAAAGCATCCGCCTGTGTGGCATCACTTATGCCCGTTACTTTCACTATTTTTTCTTGGCTATACGTTAGTGCGAGTTCACTGAGATTCAGTGCTTCTACCGCTTTTCCTGTTGTCATATCACTTGCATGTGATGCCAAAGGAAACAGAGCCAAGATGATTGCTGTTCTGATTAACTTCATTGTTGTTCCTCATTCTCATATCGGGTTTATTATTAAGGCTGAATTGACAGCTTTAAGATTGCACCCATTTTGAGTACTAACCCTGATTGATAATGTGATGGATGACGGCAAATTAATTAAAAAGAAGCGTGTGGTAGGTGCGGTTGCTTATCTTCTATAAACGGTCATTATTTACGGTGCCAAAAACAATAAAACAACTCAAATAGATAACAAAATAAATGTGACTTAGTCGGTGTTCAGGGTGGTTTTTTGTATGGTTTTGGACCATTCACTCCTTATTGACCATCATCATATGTATTTAGATAATCAGCGATGATATCACCGTGACAGTCGTCTGGTTTACAGAAACAACCCAGTCGCTTGCCTGCAAGCATCAACATACTCACTTTGGTGATGTTTAGAAAATTGTCGTAATCGAAGTCATATTTATATTTTCTTAAAACCTCGTTACGATCATCGCCATCAACACCAATAGGGTATGGGTTCCCCCATGGTGACCCTCGGCCAATATATTCAAACTGCTCGGTGCTTTGCCTTCCGTTATAGACAGGATCTCTGGTGACATTAACAACCCGAGTAATTTTAATTCTCTGAACACTTGTTTTGACAAAGCCTTGTCGTAAGGCCTTTACCTCATCAACAAACTCTTCCCCATCGCTAAATACAATGGCGTGCGTAATGTTGTGCAACGCTTTGGTTAGTGGTTGTTCAATTCGTTCGTATGCGAGGTTATGTTGCTTTGTATACTGGACCCCAAACTCATTCTTGTCATCGATGAAAATCAGCCGTGGAGACGCCAAATTTACAATGAGCATCGACAACTTTCTACTGAATTTAGAGTAGCTTTTGAATAACGTTGGATAGAGAACCAGAATACAATTCATATCAGTACAAGTGTTTTACAGAGACATTTAATTTGGTATGTTCATTCAAGTATTCCATAATCAATCATCGATGGCAAAGCTTAAGCCGATAGTTAGATACGGCTAAAATTGTGCCAATAATCGGTAAGACCATCGATATCTGATGAGCACATTAAACTCATGGCACCTTTGAGTTGCTCGTCACTCCACAACCACCATTTCATTTTCAATAACTGAGATATTTCACTATCTGAGAAACGAAAACGAATATGCTTGGCAGGATTTGAGCCGACAATCGAATAGGGTGCAACGTCCTTGGTCACAACAGAACGACTCGCGACAATAGCACCATCACCAACGGTTACACCGCTCATTATCATCGCTTCGCTTCCAATCCATACATCATTACCAATAACGGTATCACCTGAAGGTTGAAAGCCATCTTTTGCGTCAACAAAATGGTCATTATCCTGATAGAAAAATGGGAAAGTACTTACCCACTTATTTTGGTGACCTTGATTGCCTGCCATCATAAACACCGCGCCAGAACCAATTGAACAATAATGGCCAATAATTAGCTTATCCACATCCGTTCTATCAGGCAGTAAATAGCGAGCACAATCATCAAAACTGTGGTTGTGGTAATAACCAGAGTAGTAACTGTGCTTACCTACAATGATATTCGGGTTGGTGACTTGTTCCTTCAACGATTTACCAACGAAAGGGCTCTCAAAATAGTTATTCAATATACATCTCCTTAGGTGTGTCTAATACTCCATTAACTTGTACTGTGATTCAATTCAATTCAATTCAACTAGGTTGCTATCTGTCTTCTGCCGAACCTAGGTGCATGCCCATTTTATAATACGCCACGTCACTTTTATAGAAACGTTCACCTTGCGAATGCATACCGAAACGCCCGTAAAAACGTAATGCTGACTCTCTTGCATCACACCAAATATAGTTGATGTGGTTCATTCTCAAATAAGCGATCACCTCTTTCAATACCGCCGTTCCTATGCCTAGCCCTTGGAACTGAATCTCTGTCGCATACTTGCGTAAACGAGCCTTATCCCCATCGATATAGACAGAGGCAACACAAACGAGCTCGTCATTCTCAAAAGCCCCAAAATGAAGGCCATCTTCATCTCCTTCCACATAACAAAACTTGGGCGGCTTATCTGGCCATAAAACTCGATGACGGACAGGAATGGTTTGTGTCCAGTCGATTTGACGAATATCCATTACGCCTATTTCCTCTGCTACTTATAACGCGATCTATACGGCCGACTATATGCCGTATTTCTCGTTCAGATAGTGCCAATTTTCACGCTTCATTACAATCAAGGTACGAGTAGTCTCCATCGCTTTGGTTAACGGAGCAAAATGATTTGATGGTTTGATTAGCATTATGATGGTTGAGCGCGGAAGAGGCTCTTTTTCAAACGATTTTGGTATTTTATACCGTGCAGCATGAACAGATTAGCTGACGTAGTGGATGGCTATTCTATGCGTGAATTAGTTGGGAGAGGTGTGAATGTGTAATTCAACGTTGTGGTAAGCGCCAAATCGTAACCCATAGAGCCTACATTTTTCTAGACTCTATGGTTACTCGTCAGAGGTATAAATACGACCTAACTGTAAAAAGCTTCGACAACGCCTTTTAGCTTAATCAGAATGGGTTGTCCACGACGGTCTACTGCTTTAGGTGATGGAATTTTTACCCAACCTTCACTGATACAATATTCCTCAACATCAAAGCGCTCTTTGCCGTTAAGTCGAATACCAATTTTGTGCTCGAAACATTCGGCCACATGATGTGGGCTGCGAGGATTACCCGAAAGGTGGTCTGGTAAAGCGGGTTGCGATGTAGTGTCGTTCATGTTCGAGATCTGTAATAAATAAAAAGTGGCGCCATTGTAGACAATGTAGACCTAACGCTCAAGAGCTGTAATAGGGGATCGAGGCACAATTTTAATCCAGGGATTATTAATACAAGATTCACGAATATTGAATAGCTAAGTATACAAGAACAAGTTACCAAAGAGAGTCAGCGTGTAAATAAGTGGTGTTCATACAGTGTCTGTCCTTTTAGATTGGAATATGTCGAGTTCTAATAAATGAGCACATCGTAATGGTTTTCTTGTTTTTAGCGAAGTCGTTTAATTTGGTCTATTATATTGCCTGTCGTATTCGATTTTGTTTTGGTACAGGTTATAGGTTCATTGTTGGTTTTCTTAAATCGCCTTTTCATCCGTTCAAGATAGTTTGGTTACCCTTGAAGGAATACAGATAATAGAGAAACTGGCTTGCCACGAGAAATTAAGCACGGTGTAGGTACAAGGCAATTTGTATTTCAAGCCATTAAGCTTGAAATATGTGCTTAGTGAACTATATGCTACTTAAGTGATATGATTGATTATATTTGATACATTAATGCGTTCAAGTAATAGCATTTCTGTTGTTGAGTATTTTTGATTTTTATTGATTGCTACGGATAGAAAAGGCTTGTTAGATGGAATTGAAAGATCGATATTTTACCGTGTTAGATGCTTTGCCAGATCACGTATTTATATTCTCTGAATCAGGTATTTATATCGATGTTTATGGTGGAGATGACAATGCCACCGGTTTTGATTGCAAGCCATTTATTGGACGGTCACTTTATGATATTGCGCCTCCTGACATGGCCAATGAGTTTCATTCCCACATAGTAGCGGCTCTGGAGTCGAACGAAACACAGCTTGCCCATTATAAGTTTGATAGGCAGGACATGATTGACCTGCCAGAACATGTTCCATCTCCGCAAGAGATTTGGTTTGAAGGTATTATTAAGCCTCTTCCATTAATCGAAAACGGTGAGCGTACCGTTGTGTGGATAGCCAAAAATATCACGAAACGTCATCTACTAGAGCAACGATTAAAGGTGTTATCTGAGATCGATGATTTAACCGGTATTGCCAATCGTCGGTCATTTACTAACGCATTATCAACCTCTTTAAATGAGTACCAATCATGTAGCCGAAGCTTTTCCCTTCTCATGTTGGATATCGATCGCTTTAAACGTATTAATGACACACTAGGGCATTCTTATGGCGATGATGCTATTCAGTATGCTGTAAAAGTGCTTAAAGCTGAGTTAAACGAATCGGACTGTTTTGGACGAATTGGTGGTGAGGAATTTGCCATTATTCTTCATGATATTGACCTAGAAGATGCCACTATCATTGCTGAAAAGCTAAGAGAGAGGTTGGAAAAAAGCCGATTTATGGCAGATGAGTACGAAATAAACCTTACGATCAGTATCGGTGTCACGCAGGTCATTAAAACCGATAACGATGTGAAAAATATATTGGCGAGAGCAGATAAAGCCATGTATCACTCTAAGAATACCGGGAGAAATAGGGTCAGTATTTATTCCCTTGAGATTGATAAAAATAATCTTTTATCAACCGGCTGAACCTTAAACACGTTATTGTTATGCAAAAATAAAGAGACGATAGCCAAATGAAAGCTTAAGCGACGAATTGGAAGGGAGTGTTAGTGAATTCATTAAAAAGTACAGGTTTGGAGCTTCCTCTCCAGCGAGGACCGTTTCAAAATAATGGGGCAACACCTTGGTATTGTGAACTTGGTATTGGTTCTCCTAGTCAAAAACTCAAAATATGCTTTGATACAGGGAGTAACTTCAATTGGGTAACGTCTAGTTTATGTGCAGAAGATAGCTGTAAGCATTACGCCAATTCTCGATTTAACCTATCCGTTTCTTCAACATTTGAATGGATCAGTACAAAAGAGCAATCAGTGAGTTTTGGCCCGTGGGGAACAATGCAGGTTGAAACAGGAAGAGATAAATTGTCTCTTCCTCACGTTGTTCACGCTTACGATCTCTTCACCGATCTATTCCTTGCTAAAGCGTATTCAGGGTCACAGTTTGAGGAGTTGGATTGGGATGGTGGAATAGGATTACCTAGCAGCCAGAGTCGTTCGATGAATCAGGTGAATAATGCACCTCCTTTCCGATTTCATTATTCTGCGAATGACAATGGGCCTCAACCGACATTTGATTTCTTCCTACAGCTTGTACAAATGGAGCTAGTCAATGAGAAAACGCCTTATATCTCATTCTTGACCGAATCTGCTGATGCAAAGGATCCCGTTGGGGTCATAGGGTTTGGTCGGTTAGACCAATCGTATGCGTCTTCTCGCGAGTACATATTTATGCCGTGGTCATGTTATCAAGAAGAGGCCAGCTACT comes from the Vibrio sp. DW001 genome and includes:
- a CDS encoding DUF4326 domain-containing protein, which produces MLIVNLASPRLIFIDDKNEFGVQYTKQHNLAYERIEQPLTKALHNITHAIVFSDGEEFVDEVKALRQGFVKTSVQRIKITRVVNVTRDPVYNGRQSTEQFEYIGRGSPWGNPYPIGVDGDDRNEVLRKYKYDFDYDNFLNITKVSMLMLAGKRLGCFCKPDDCHGDIIADYLNTYDDGQ
- a CDS encoding GNAT family N-acetyltransferase: MDIRQIDWTQTIPVRHRVLWPDKPPKFCYVEGDEDGLHFGAFENDELVCVASVYIDGDKARLRKYATEIQFQGLGIGTAVLKEVIAYLRMNHINYIWCDARESALRFYGRFGMHSQGERFYKSDVAYYKMGMHLGSAEDR
- a CDS encoding sensor domain-containing diguanylate cyclase — translated: MELKDRYFTVLDALPDHVFIFSESGIYIDVYGGDDNATGFDCKPFIGRSLYDIAPPDMANEFHSHIVAALESNETQLAHYKFDRQDMIDLPEHVPSPQEIWFEGIIKPLPLIENGERTVVWIAKNITKRHLLEQRLKVLSEIDDLTGIANRRSFTNALSTSLNEYQSCSRSFSLLMLDIDRFKRINDTLGHSYGDDAIQYAVKVLKAELNESDCFGRIGGEEFAIILHDIDLEDATIIAEKLRERLEKSRFMADEYEINLTISIGVTQVIKTDNDVKNILARADKAMYHSKNTGRNRVSIYSLEIDKNNLLSTG
- the add gene encoding adenosine deaminase codes for the protein MDTKLPKVVLHEHIEGTVTPEMALFLAEKYSVTLPADFIYQEGKYSRSEFPNGRYNYNESDFGAFVTTYDTVADLVRAPEDYYLIVKDYLSRNAEKGLVYCEIITSAFHLCYTEKADGSGELDSNKYHQIMDAVERAIAEVKTSYGTETRLQACGVRHLSLEHLNLSTDFIQQQPRSVITGFNIAGNELAGTFSDFTYVHELVDQIPLDKSYHAGEICGPDSIRQALKYGAKRIGHGIAAIKDEALIETLIRDNITLEIAPTSNRILVSELNQSLEHHPLRKLYEKGVRLSINTDDAGLFGTDIGKEYHIAETQFGFTKVELLDVTLCALEAAFVEDDVRDTLIEQTYRKMKEQDWLDLTALCTALPQGALQKRLANRLQFRP
- a CDS encoding pepsin-like aspartic protease yields the protein MNSLKSTGLELPLQRGPFQNNGATPWYCELGIGSPSQKLKICFDTGSNFNWVTSSLCAEDSCKHYANSRFNLSVSSTFEWISTKEQSVSFGPWGTMQVETGRDKLSLPHVVHAYDLFTDLFLAKAYSGSQFEELDWDGGIGLPSSQSRSMNQVNNAPPFRFHYSANDNGPQPTFDFFLQLVQMELVNEKTPYISFLTESADAKDPVGVIGFGRLDQSYASSREYIFMPWSCYQEEASYLWSASGASVSVAGRPVGTDMFFSLDSGSSQFKGDELVLSQLFDLTKDSNPVVSITLSDSTGQEYGSFEITSDLYKCEIEAGEKKGEIVSQFQGLSGADNMLLVGSVLMDHLYTVYEYEMVSDNDIQPKGVWVFNKHGGPEIIKTKQTFPALLFNNLNEAL
- the catB gene encoding type B chloramphenicol O-acetyltransferase yields the protein MNNYFESPFVGKSLKEQVTNPNIIVGKHSYYSGYYHNHSFDDCARYLLPDRTDVDKLIIGHYCSIGSGAVFMMAGNQGHQNKWVSTFPFFYQDNDHFVDAKDGFQPSGDTVIGNDVWIGSEAMIMSGVTVGDGAIVASRSVVTKDVAPYSIVGSNPAKHIRFRFSDSEISQLLKMKWWLWSDEQLKGAMSLMCSSDIDGLTDYWHNFSRI
- a CDS encoding XapX domain-containing protein is translated as MLNEVLLAVTSGLIVGIFFTAVKLPIPAPPVLSGVMGIVGVYVGSIIYTKYISVLFS
- a CDS encoding DUF3297 family protein: MNDTTSQPALPDHLSGNPRSPHHVAECFEHKIGIRLNGKERFDVEEYCISEGWVKIPSPKAVDRRGQPILIKLKGVVEAFYS